One Rosa chinensis cultivar Old Blush chromosome 5, RchiOBHm-V2, whole genome shotgun sequence genomic region harbors:
- the LOC112166048 gene encoding G-type lectin S-receptor-like serine/threonine-protein kinase At1g11410 isoform X2: protein MLTHIQQGTLATFILQRPFATDIQAANETMATTQYEKSNGSLSKKATLAISLGSVTVFLLLLTLYWLVSMKMKGNRRRNKCSFILTAGSTYFEESSGGTAFDDSRINSELAFFHLKTITTATNNFSIENKLGEGGFGSVYKGILHNGKEIAVKRLSKFSGQGVEEFKNEILLIAKLQHRNLVRILGCCVEDEEKILIYEYLPNKSLDSFIFNETKRALLNWTKRFEIIFGIARGILYLHEDSRLRIIHRDLKASNVLLDNSLNPKIADFGMARIFSGEQSEANTNRVVGTYGYMSPEYAMEGLFSIKSDVYSFGVLLLEIITGKKNVGYYHEEYPNSNLVGHVWDLWKEGRAVEIFDSSIEEYLVSEVVRCIQIGLLCVQEYATDRPTMSAVVSMLGNDAALPSPRRPAFLLKRMTPSGEPSSGEGANSVNDVTCTIVEGR, encoded by the exons ATGCTAACCCATATCCAACAAGGAACCCTAGCCACCTTTATCCTTCAACGGCCATTTGCCACCGACATCCAAGCCGCCAACGAAACCATGGCGACCA CTCAATATGAGAAATCAAATGGCTCTCTTAGCAAGAAGGCGACGCTGGCAATTTCACTAGGATCTGTTACAGTTTTCCTTCTCTTACTTACCCTTTATTGGTTGGTAAGCATGAAGATGAAAG GCAATCGTAGACGAAATAAATGTTCATTTATACTTACGGCCGGGTCAACCTACTTCGAAGAATCTTCTGGTGGAACAGCTTTTGATGATAGTAGAATAAACTCAGAGTTAGCATTCTTTCATCTAAAAACCATAACAACCGCCACAAACAATTTCTCCATTGAAAACAAGCTTGGAGAAGGAGGTTTTGGCTCCGTTTATAAG GGCATACTTCACAATGGAAAGGAAATAGCAGTAAAAAGACTATCCAAGTTTTCTGGCCAAGGAGTTGAAGAGTTTAAGAATGAAATTCTTCTGATTGCAAAACTCCAGCACAGAAACCTTGTCAGGATTTTAGGTTGTTGTGTTGAAGATGAAGAGAAGATTCTAATCTATGAATACTTGCCAAACAAAAGTTTGGACTCTTTCATCTTTA ATGAAACAAAGAGAGCACTTTTAAATTGGACAAAACGTTTCGAGATTATCTTTGGGATTGCTAGAGGGATATTATATCTTCATGAAGATTCGAGATTAAGAATTATCCATAGAGATCTAAAGGCCAGCAATGTCCTATTGGATAATTCTTTGAACccaaaaattgcagattttggtaTGGCTAGAATATTTAGTGGGGAGCAAAGTGAAGCGAATACCAATCGTGTGGTTGGAACATA TGGTTATATGTCCCCGGAATATGCAATGGAAGGACTGTTTTCAATCAAGTCTGATGTATATAGTTTTGGTGTTTTACTGCTAGAAATCATCACTGGCAAAAAGAATGTTGGCTATTACCATGAGGAGTATCCTAATTCAAATTTGGTTGGACAT GTTTGGGACTTGTGGAAAGAAGGCAGAGCTGTGGAAATCTTTGATTCATCTATAGAAGAATACCTTGTTAGTGAAGTTGTAAGGTGCATTCAAATCGGGCTTTTGTGCGTGCAAGAATATGCAACAGACCGACCAACCATGTCAGCAGTTGTTTCCATGTTAGGTAATGATGCAGCTCTTCCTTCACCAAGACGACCCGCATTTTTACTAAAGAGAATGACTCCTAGTGGAGAACCATCCAGCGGTGAAGGAGCTAATTCAGTAAATGATGTCACATGTACAATTGTAGAAGGTCGCTAA
- the LOC112166056 gene encoding G-type lectin S-receptor-like serine/threonine-protein kinase At1g11410 has translation MESKKWFIRLTLLCIFIVLPSCISTETITLNQAIKDGDVLVSSRKIFALGFFSPGNSGKRYVGVWYNQVPNKTIVWVANRDNPVNDTSGFLAIQGNGGLVIYGNERNIPLWSANVSLSSPNSSIVKLLDTGNLVLLENGDSQRVVWQGFDYPTDTMLPTMKLGVDRRSGLNRSLTSWKSQSDPGKGNCSYWVDPGGLQMILYKDGAPRWRSEIGSWTGQRWGVVTTFVYNEDEVTVVTIPTTNQSTFSRTVLDESGILGRFMWDDRLHQWTDYWSAPIERCDFYGQCGPNGNCDPYTVDTTLITIGCSCLPGYEPKSPEDWYMRDGSGGCVNETGISMCRSGEGFVKVKNVKLPDSSLASVDMSLSLKECEKKCLENCSCTAYSSANESSREVGCVTWYGDLMDTSTNPDVGQDLYVRVDAAVLAEYAKKSNALSKKGKLAISLASSAVLALLLLVSLLYWFMRRKRNAKQTQEKYIFRASMEDSTGDLNDENKMNSDVPFFDLRTIAASTDNFSIANKLGNGGFGSVYKGILCNGTEIAVKRLSKHSGQGVKEFKNEVVLIAKLQHRNLVRILGYCVQDEEKMLIYEYVPNRSLDFFIFDETKRALLDWTKRFGIICGIARGILYLHQDSRLRIIHRDLKASNILLDGSMNPKIADFGMARIFSGDQSEASTSRVVGTYGYMSPEYAMEGLFSVKSDVYSFGVLLLEIITGKRNAGYYHEKYPDSNLVGHVWALWKEGKALEIVDSCLDEAFPVNGVLRCIQIALLCVQEFATDRPTMPTVVFMLGNDAALASARRPAFLVKRIYSDGELSVNDVTCTMVEAR, from the exons ATGGAGTCTAAAAAATGGTTCATCAGATTAACCTTACTGTGTATCTTCATTGTTCTTCCATCTTGCATTTCAACTGAAACCATTACTCTAAACCAAGCAATCAAAGATGGCGATGTATTAGTCTCTAGCCGGAAAATATTTGCACTTGGGTTCTTCAGCCCAGGAAATTCTGGTAAGCGTTATGTTGGAGTATGGTATAACCAAGTTCCTAACAAAACCATCGTTTGGGTTGCAAACAGGGACAATCCAGTAAATGATACCTCCGGATTCCTAGCAATTCAAGGAAATGGAGGCCTTGTTATCTACGGAAATGAACGAAATATCCCTCTTTGGTCAGCTAATGTCAGTCTCTCTTCGCCAAACAGTTCCATCGTCAAGCTTCTGGATACAGGAAATCTTGTGTTGCTTGAGAATGGGGATAGTCAAAGGGTGGTGTGGCAAGGCTTTGATTATCCCACAGATACAATGCTTCCCACTATGAAACTTGGGGTGGACCGACGGTCTGGGTTGAACCGGTCGCTCACATCTTGGAAGTCCCAAAGTGACCCGGGAAAAGGGAACTGCTCATATTGGGTTGATCCAGGTGGGTTACAGATGATTCTTTACAAGGATGGAGCTCCAAGGTGGCGGTCCGAAATTGGATCTTGGACTGGCCAGAGATGGGGTGTTGTAACAACTTTTGTGTACAATGAAGATGAGGTCACCGTGGTGACTATCCCTACCACCAATCAGTCAACATTCTCCAGGACAGTACTCGATGAATCGGGAATTCTTGGACGGTTCATGTGGGACGATAGGCTACATCAATGGACCGACTATTGGTCTGCCCCAATAGAGCGTTGTGATTTCTATGGACAATGTGGTCCAAATGGTAACTGTGACCCATATACTGTTGACACCACACTGATTACAATCGGTTGCAGCTGCTTGCCCGGGTATGAACCCAAGTCTCCGGAAGATTGGTATATGAGAGATGGGTCAGGTGGCTGTGTAAATGAAACAGGAATATCCATGTGCCGGAGTGGGGAAGGTTTCGTGAAGGTGAAAAATGTAAAACTACCAGATTCCTCTCTGGCAAGTGTAGACATGAGTTTAAGTTTGAAAGAGTGTGAGAAAAAGTGCTTGGAAAATTGTTCTTGCACTGCATACTCAAGTGCCAATGAGAGCAGCAGAGAGGTTGGATGTGTGACATGGTATGGGGACTTGATGGACACATCAACTAATCCAGATGTCGGGCAAGATTTATATGTCCGTGTTGATGCAGCGGTGTTAG CTGAATATGCAAAGAAGTCAAATGCTCTAAGCAAGAAGGGAAAGCTAGCAATTTCATTAGCCTCATCAGCTGTTCTCGCTTTACTTTTACTAGTTTCCCTTTTGTATTGGTTCATGCGGAGGAAGAGAAATG CTAAGCAAACACAAGAGAAATATATATTCCGAGCTAGCATGGAAGACTCCACTGGAGATCTTAATGATGAAAATAAGATGAACTCAGACGTGCCATTCTTTGACCTGAGAACCATAGCAGCTTCTACAGACAACTTTTCAATTGCAAACAAGCTTGGAAATGGTGGCTTTGGCTCAGTATATAag GGCATCCTATGTAATGGAACGGAAATAGCAGTTAAAAGGCTGTCAAAGCATTCTGGCCAAGGTGTCAAAGAGTTTAAGAATGAAGTTGTGCTGATTGCAAAACTCCAACACAGGAACCTTGTAAGGATTCTAGGTTATTGTGTTCAAGATGAAGAAAAGATGCTCATCTATGAATACGTGCCAAACAGAAGTTTGgactttttcatttttg ATGAAACAAAAAGAGCACTTTTAGATTGGACAAAACGCTTTGGGATCATTTGTGGAATTGCTAGAGGGATCTTATACCttcatcaagattcaagattaaGAATCATCCATAGAGATCTAAAGGCAAGCAATATTCTACTTGATGGTTCCATGAATcccaaaattgcagattttggaATGGCTAGAATATTTAGTGGAGATCAAAGTGAAGCAAGTACAAGTCGTGTTGTCGGAACATA TGGTTATATGTCACCAGAATATGCAATGGAAGGACTGTTTTCGGTAAAGTCTGATGTGTATAGTTTTGGCGTTTTACTACTCGAAATCATTACAGGCAAAAGGAATGCTGGTTATTACCATGAGAAGTATCCGGATTCAAATTTGGTTGGCCAT GTTTGGGCGTTGTGGAAAGAAGGTAAAGCATTGGAAATAGTTGATTCCTGTCTAGACGAAGCGTTTCCTGTCAATGGGGTTCTCAGATGCATCCAAATTGCTCTCCTGTGCGTGCAAGAATTTGCAACGGACCGACCAACCATGCCAACTGTTGTTTTCATGTTAGGTAATGATGCTGCTCTTGCTTCAGCAAGACGACCTGCATTTTTAGTGAAGAGAATCTATTCTGATGGAGAGCTATCTGTAAATGATGTCACATGTACAATGGTAGAAGCTCGCTAA
- the LOC112166048 gene encoding G-type lectin S-receptor-like serine/threonine-protein kinase At1g11410 isoform X3 — MKMKGNRRRNKCSFILTAGSTYFEESSGGTAFDDSRINSELAFFHLKTITTATNNFSIENKLGEGGFGSVYKGILHNGKEIAVKRLSKFSGQGVEEFKNEILLIAKLQHRNLVRILGCCVEDEEKILIYEYLPNKSLDSFIFNETKRALLNWTKRFEIIFGIARGILYLHEDSRLRIIHRDLKASNVLLDNSLNPKIADFGMARIFSGEQSEANTNRVVGTYGYMSPEYAMEGLFSIKSDVYSFGVLLLEIITGKKNVGYYHEEYPNSNLVGHVWDLWKEGRAVEIFDSSIEEYLVSEVVRCIQIGLLCVQEYATDRPTMSAVVSMLGNDAALPSPRRPAFLLKRMTPSGEPSSGEGANSVNDVTCTIVEGR; from the exons ATGAAGATGAAAG GCAATCGTAGACGAAATAAATGTTCATTTATACTTACGGCCGGGTCAACCTACTTCGAAGAATCTTCTGGTGGAACAGCTTTTGATGATAGTAGAATAAACTCAGAGTTAGCATTCTTTCATCTAAAAACCATAACAACCGCCACAAACAATTTCTCCATTGAAAACAAGCTTGGAGAAGGAGGTTTTGGCTCCGTTTATAAG GGCATACTTCACAATGGAAAGGAAATAGCAGTAAAAAGACTATCCAAGTTTTCTGGCCAAGGAGTTGAAGAGTTTAAGAATGAAATTCTTCTGATTGCAAAACTCCAGCACAGAAACCTTGTCAGGATTTTAGGTTGTTGTGTTGAAGATGAAGAGAAGATTCTAATCTATGAATACTTGCCAAACAAAAGTTTGGACTCTTTCATCTTTA ATGAAACAAAGAGAGCACTTTTAAATTGGACAAAACGTTTCGAGATTATCTTTGGGATTGCTAGAGGGATATTATATCTTCATGAAGATTCGAGATTAAGAATTATCCATAGAGATCTAAAGGCCAGCAATGTCCTATTGGATAATTCTTTGAACccaaaaattgcagattttggtaTGGCTAGAATATTTAGTGGGGAGCAAAGTGAAGCGAATACCAATCGTGTGGTTGGAACATA TGGTTATATGTCCCCGGAATATGCAATGGAAGGACTGTTTTCAATCAAGTCTGATGTATATAGTTTTGGTGTTTTACTGCTAGAAATCATCACTGGCAAAAAGAATGTTGGCTATTACCATGAGGAGTATCCTAATTCAAATTTGGTTGGACAT GTTTGGGACTTGTGGAAAGAAGGCAGAGCTGTGGAAATCTTTGATTCATCTATAGAAGAATACCTTGTTAGTGAAGTTGTAAGGTGCATTCAAATCGGGCTTTTGTGCGTGCAAGAATATGCAACAGACCGACCAACCATGTCAGCAGTTGTTTCCATGTTAGGTAATGATGCAGCTCTTCCTTCACCAAGACGACCCGCATTTTTACTAAAGAGAATGACTCCTAGTGGAGAACCATCCAGCGGTGAAGGAGCTAATTCAGTAAATGATGTCACATGTACAATTGTAGAAGGTCGCTAA
- the LOC112166048 gene encoding G-type lectin S-receptor-like serine/threonine-protein kinase At1g11410 isoform X1 has protein sequence MSFSSEAFIQILLIFLLLPSSICQLPLDTLTPNQPIRDGDVLVSSRKLFALGFFSPGNPQHRHVGVWFYKVPEKTIVWVANRNHPVNDSSGVLSISGDGGLVIHGKDQSTPLWSANVTLSSPNNFTAKLRDTGNLVLLENGNQRVVWDSFDYPSDTVLSSMKLGLDRRSGLEWLITSWKSKDDPGTGSCTYGIDPRGSPQLFLKKEGGPLWRSGPWIGDRWSGEPQLSSTVGLFNLSFVNNEDEISYKRVVANDSLFTRGVLDESGIYQRLMWNDKENKWIELVSDPNEWCDNYGLCGPNSNCDPYNDYKFACTCQPGFEPKSPSDWYLRIGVGGCIRKAGVSVCRNGEGFVPVNRVKVPDSSTAVRVNMSLSLEACKLECLMDCSCTAYTSADERGGGNGCLTWHGDLMDTRTYPKVGQDLYVRVDATSLAQYEKSNGSLSKKATLAISLGSVTVFLLLLTLYWLVSMKMKGNRRRNKCSFILTAGSTYFEESSGGTAFDDSRINSELAFFHLKTITTATNNFSIENKLGEGGFGSVYKGILHNGKEIAVKRLSKFSGQGVEEFKNEILLIAKLQHRNLVRILGCCVEDEEKILIYEYLPNKSLDSFIFNETKRALLNWTKRFEIIFGIARGILYLHEDSRLRIIHRDLKASNVLLDNSLNPKIADFGMARIFSGEQSEANTNRVVGTYGYMSPEYAMEGLFSIKSDVYSFGVLLLEIITGKKNVGYYHEEYPNSNLVGHVWDLWKEGRAVEIFDSSIEEYLVSEVVRCIQIGLLCVQEYATDRPTMSAVVSMLGNDAALPSPRRPAFLLKRMTPSGEPSSGEGANSVNDVTCTIVEGR, from the exons ATGAGTTTCAGTAGCGAAGCGTTTATCCAGATATTGCTCATCTTTCTCCTTCTCCCCTCTAGCATCTGCCAACTTCCCCTTGACACCCTTACGCCAAACCAACCCATCAGAGACGGCGACGTTTTAGTCTCTAGCAGGAAACTCTTTGCACTAGGGTTCTTCAGCCCCGGAAATCCTCAGCACCGCCACGTTGGAGTTTGGTTTTACAAAGTTCCAGAGAAAACCATTGTCTGGGTTGCGAACAGAAACCACCCAGTCAATGATTCCTCTGGAGTGCTATCGATCAGTGGTGATGGAGGCCTTGTCATACACGGAAAGGACCAAAGTACCCCTCTTTGGTCCGCAAACGTtactctctcttctccaaacAATTTCACAGCCAAGCTTCGGGATACAGGAAATCTTGTTTTACTTGAGAATGGAAACCAAAGAGTTGTGTGGGATAGCTTTGATTACCCCTCAGATACAGTGCTTTCCTCTATGAAGCTTGGGCTGGACCGGCGGTCCGGGTTGGAGTGGCTCATAACGTCTTGGAAGTCAAAAGATGACCCGGGAACCGGGAGCTGTACATATGGGATAGACCCGAGGGGGTCTCCGCAGTTGTTTCTGAAAAAGGAGGGAGGCCCATTGTGGCGGAGCGGCCCTTGGATCGGGGACAGATGGAGCGGTGAACCCCAACTAAGCAGTACCGTTGGACTCTTCAATTTAAGTTTTGTCAACAATGAAGACGAGATATCCTACAAGCGTGTTGTTGCAAATGACTCATTGTTCACAAGGGGGGTGCTAGATGAATCAGGAATATATCAACGGCTCATGTggaatgataaggaaaacaaatGGATCGAATTGGTCTCCGACCCGAATGAGTGGTGTGATAACTATGGACTCTGTGGTCCAAATAGTAACTGTGACCCATACAATGACTATAAGTTTGCTTGCACTTGCCAACCCGGCTTCGAACCCAAATCGCCTAGTGACTGGTACTTGAGAATTGGCGTGGGTGGGTGCATTAGGAAAGCAGGAGTGTCTGTGTGTCGGAACGGAGAAGGGTTCGTGCCGGTGAATCGTGTAAAGGTACCGGACTCATCTACGGCAGTACGTGTGAATATGAGTTTGAGTTTGGAAGCTTGTAAGCTAGAGTGCTTGATGGATTGTTCTTGCACGGCTTACACGAGTGCAGATGAGCGGGGAGGTGGAAATGGGTGCTTGACATGGCACGGGGACTTGATGGACACGAGGACTTACCCCAAAGTTGGTCAAGATTTATATGTTCGAGTTGATGCAACTTCTCTAG CTCAATATGAGAAATCAAATGGCTCTCTTAGCAAGAAGGCGACGCTGGCAATTTCACTAGGATCTGTTACAGTTTTCCTTCTCTTACTTACCCTTTATTGGTTGGTAAGCATGAAGATGAAAG GCAATCGTAGACGAAATAAATGTTCATTTATACTTACGGCCGGGTCAACCTACTTCGAAGAATCTTCTGGTGGAACAGCTTTTGATGATAGTAGAATAAACTCAGAGTTAGCATTCTTTCATCTAAAAACCATAACAACCGCCACAAACAATTTCTCCATTGAAAACAAGCTTGGAGAAGGAGGTTTTGGCTCCGTTTATAAG GGCATACTTCACAATGGAAAGGAAATAGCAGTAAAAAGACTATCCAAGTTTTCTGGCCAAGGAGTTGAAGAGTTTAAGAATGAAATTCTTCTGATTGCAAAACTCCAGCACAGAAACCTTGTCAGGATTTTAGGTTGTTGTGTTGAAGATGAAGAGAAGATTCTAATCTATGAATACTTGCCAAACAAAAGTTTGGACTCTTTCATCTTTA ATGAAACAAAGAGAGCACTTTTAAATTGGACAAAACGTTTCGAGATTATCTTTGGGATTGCTAGAGGGATATTATATCTTCATGAAGATTCGAGATTAAGAATTATCCATAGAGATCTAAAGGCCAGCAATGTCCTATTGGATAATTCTTTGAACccaaaaattgcagattttggtaTGGCTAGAATATTTAGTGGGGAGCAAAGTGAAGCGAATACCAATCGTGTGGTTGGAACATA TGGTTATATGTCCCCGGAATATGCAATGGAAGGACTGTTTTCAATCAAGTCTGATGTATATAGTTTTGGTGTTTTACTGCTAGAAATCATCACTGGCAAAAAGAATGTTGGCTATTACCATGAGGAGTATCCTAATTCAAATTTGGTTGGACAT GTTTGGGACTTGTGGAAAGAAGGCAGAGCTGTGGAAATCTTTGATTCATCTATAGAAGAATACCTTGTTAGTGAAGTTGTAAGGTGCATTCAAATCGGGCTTTTGTGCGTGCAAGAATATGCAACAGACCGACCAACCATGTCAGCAGTTGTTTCCATGTTAGGTAATGATGCAGCTCTTCCTTCACCAAGACGACCCGCATTTTTACTAAAGAGAATGACTCCTAGTGGAGAACCATCCAGCGGTGAAGGAGCTAATTCAGTAAATGATGTCACATGTACAATTGTAGAAGGTCGCTAA